The window acacaGTACAGTGCTTTTCTTGGAGCTTGAACCTATAAACTTTAGGTTATCTGAgcctgtccttaaccacttcttaggtattttactgcagaaatacGGTGAAGTGCTACAAAACTACCTGTTTCGTGAATGCTGTGCTAGACAGCTATAGCTGCTTCATGAGTTCAGTGAAGTGAACTAACCAgcaacatttttgattttactgCAGGGCACAGAACAGGTtggaacacatttacacattatttcagcatttgATAGCATCTGCAGCTCTTTTTCCACTTCACATTGGAACATGGAAAACCATCCTCTTCACGCCACAGCAATTGGAGATCAGCAGCAAGTCCTTGAAATATGTAAGAAACTTGAACAATTCAATGAATAGCAGCACTACTTCTAAGGTGATCACATGAACACCAATCACATATGGCTTCAGAGATGGCACTGTACTCACTTTTACACTGTTCTTTCGGCACCCCTAGAAGTCTCTTTTTGACAATGTAATGATTGATGTCCTCAACTATGTCTTTCCCACTAAAGAACAAGACGATATTCCATATAATGCtaaaacacaacagcacagcGGTAGTAACAGTTGTCCTCAAAAGATGAGCACACAAGTCTCTTAATGggctaattttttaattaaatcaaaaagAATAACAAGTGAAGAAATATATACATCTGCAGGGAAAATACAGGAAAGCTGCTTGACTAATGCCAGCTGATTTTGACCATAGTAGTTAAAGCTGGAACTAGAACGTCATAAAAAATTCCAAAACTGGTCAGAAatcaagaattaaaaaaaaaaaaaacaaacaattatgaCAACGAATACATTTGACTTTTGCTAGGATCAGAACATGATCCTTCAGGCAAAAAACAGCCGAAGCAAGGACCCCAGAGGAAGTCTTCCAGGGCGAAGAAGGGCGGCTATCCCTGCAATGCTCGCAACGGAGACTGCAAAGAAAGCGTTCCTCAGGAACAACCCCAAGTCCGCACCTCTCACCATGTGGAAAAAGGATAGGAAGCCGACCTACACAAGAGACAAACAAAATGCCAAGTAAGTGTGGTTATTCCTGAACAAAATCAATTGATTCCAAGTCAGAAATACTTGCTGTACACATTGGAAACTACGGTCGGTGTAGGAATGTTTGTGGGTTTAGAACAATAAAGCATCATAATGCATGTCAGACGTGCGCTGAGAGACTCTTGCCACATGGTGAAAATTGTTACACATCCGCACTGCTTTCTTAATTTCGACCTACATACAGCAACCACAAGAAAGGTTTGTTAAAGAAGTTTTGTGATCGTTTACCACAAGCAGAACCACTGCCGATTTCCATTCACTTTTAGCTGCTTCATGGAAGTAAAGACTAGTGTATACACAAGCAGTCTGCGTAGAACAATTACGGACATGTTTACACACAAGTTCTACCTACCCAGCCACCGTTGTGCAGAAGCCATTCTCCGTGCTCCTCGCTGAGGTAGCGAGCGATCGTCTCCGCTAACCTTCTGTTGCTGACGTCCACTCCCCGGGATGAGAGCTCGCTCGCTAGCATTCCTGCGAATGCAAAAAGCGCTACGACTCTACCCCAGTTCAACTGTCCGTCATGCGCCAGCGCTGCCATGGTCTGCTTCAGACTGGTCAGGAAGTCGGGTTCAGAGTTGTCCAAGAAGTTCTGCACTAAGGTTTGAAATGTTGACCGATGTTGCCTCTCCGTTTGCTTCGCCAGTTGTCTCATGGCTTTGGCTGACTCGCTTGGAGGGTCTTGCCGGATCCCAGTGCAGAAACCCACATAATCCTTTGCCACCAGCAAGGTCTCCCTCTCCAATGGGCTGgacattttctacaaaaacacaaaaaagcacaacgCACAGTGGCTTTAATGCTGGCTACGCTTCCTCGGCACAATACTTAACGCCAGCTACTGGAAACACTTCAGTTACGCGCTTAAAATTACTACAAGATCACCTTGTGTGCTGTATACCATGTTAACACAGCAACGGCCCCTTGCACTCTGATATAATCATCAGTAGCAAAACCTGCGattaatactttgtttttattcaacgCACTTAAAGGATTCAACTCCTTTACCGCAAATTAACAGGGtaaaatacccccccccccctccccccaaggcACCACACAGTAGGGTGCATTTCTTGGAACTTGAACCTACAAACTTCAGGTTTCTTGAgcctgtccttaaccacttatACTACCTTCTTGTATTACACTTAATCATTAAAACCAACACATTTTGGTTCTACTATATAATAAAGGCAACTTACCACTttttatatgcatttcttttacCGCGCAGAAATACGGTTTAAACGGCACACTTGTACAAAAGTACCtgttaatatatacatatatataaacgcTTCGCTAGACAAGTACAGTATGAGTATTAATATTTACTaaccacacaaaacacaggtgCCAGTAGGACTTGAAGTAAATGAAGCGGGAGTTCGATTTTACTGGACACAGACAGaacaacagaacacatttcacCACCTGATTATATTTGCTTCTCTTTGCAGCTCCAAATTTCAAACAAACACGAGGACCACGGGTGAACTCAGAAAACTGTTTtcgtttttttgtaaaaatgtagttgAACTTGAAGAAGGTTCGAGAAACTTCAAACCAGTTAGTGTTTGAGAAGCCCTGCGCTGACGATGGATAACTACAGTATCTAACGCCGGTGTTTTAATACATCAtagatgttaaataaatatgatggggaaaaaaagaacttagAGCACTAAATGTGTTCACGAGCAGGCAGGATTTCTGAACCCTCcaatgttacagtaaaacactCGGTAAGAAGGCGAAAGGCGAATGACCGTTAGTTACGTTAAACGGTCCGCCGGCGCGCGCTCCGCTTCAGAGAAGCCTGACGGGACTCAGCGCGCGCCGGAGCCGCGAAAACTGAGAAACTCGCGGAAAATCCGTCATTTATTGGGCGACTTGCAGCAGAACGTTGTTTTTAACTAATTATTATAATACCATTGATTGGTCAGTTTAAAACAGACACCCACCAGAACAGAAATCAAATGGCGTCGAACTCACGATGCGCGGCGCCTCAGAGCTCACACCTGTAGCTCAGCCTTTCGCGACAGTGAATATATACACTCACCTCCCGGGCTCCTATTAAATACGAGTGCTGAACGTTCCAAGCGAGGACATGACGCAATAATTGTTACCGTGGTTACCACGGCCTTCGTTCTATTCGAACGAACGATTGTTAACGTTCTCTGAAAACTTATTTGCTCCTCCAAGTCAGTTAGTTCTCCTGTGGCCAACGGTGGCTGTGAAAATGATGACCATTCCAGAGAGTCTAGAAATACTGTATCTGAATCATATAATACACGAAAACgggctaaataaaaatgtcacaattttaTCAGACACAGGTTTTCATAACACAATAACAATTCGAGGTACAACACAGGAACTGTTATTTGTTGGTGATGTAGCATCTTCctgcaaaaaatgaaagaaatcacGTTATTTGTTCTACAGCATTAGAACCCCAATGAGTGTTCAATATTGATTTAATTCCTCACTAAAAAGTTcaggttcaaggtttattgtcacagGTACAAGTACcctgtacaagtaccatgaaatccTTGTCcgagtgcttctccacaaactatgaacaaaaaaataatagataatactgcacaaaacaacaacaataaataacaatagacagccagagtacttaaaactgagaatacttGAAGTAACAATGTAATGAGCTGATGTGCTCggagggaacagtccaactctagtgaAGTTTGAACATTGGTgggtgttgtatactcttacagcggtggggtaaaagctgttcctgtacctagctgtgcgggttcgaatagacccgagccgttttgcagatggtagggaagagaagagCGCCCGTGctgggtgactatgatctttcatgatgcgcatcgcctttctgaggcagcgcgtggtgtaggtgtcctcgactgctggtagctgtgtgctaatggtttcctgagctgttttgaccaccctctgcaaGGCTTTCTTCTCCTGTACGGAGCAgttgccacaccaggatgtaatacaccctgtgaagacggactccacagcacacctacagaaagtggtgaggactgtagtggacatccgggctttcttcagacacatgaggaagtggagatgttgatgggcctttttgatggttgatcctgtgtgctcagtccatgtgaggttggcagtgagggtgacccctaggaatctgaagctgttgaccctctctacaaaggcccctcctatgtagatgggtgcctgaaccgtatcctgtttcctgaagtcaatcaccagctccttagttttactgacattgcgagacaggttgttgtcctggcaccgctctgccaggagcctcacctcctctccgtaggccgtctcatcgttgttggtgatcagacccacaacggtggtatcgtcagcaaactttatgacggtgttggagctgtgcctggccacacagtcatgtgtgaacgaggaatacagcaccgggctcaggacgcttccctgtggagtgccagtgttgaggataagtggggaggaggtattactgccaatccgcacacgctggggtctgttggtgaggagcGTTATCAATTGACAAATATTGTCATGGTATCTGTCTCAGAACtgtagcattttgaaaaaaaaaaatatccctttACAGAATTTAATCAACTTTCGTTATTTGTCTTCAAATGGGAGACTGtgggaaatggagggaaaacacagaaaaaatacatacacattggCTCCTTATTACGTTCGCATGAGTTACAcattagggggtgcagtggcccgGCGGTGGCGCGGtcggttggaccaggtcctgctttccggtgggtctggggtttgagtcccgctgggggtgccttgcggtgaactggcgtcccgtcctgggtgtgtcccctccccctccggccttacgccctgtgttgccaggttaggctctggctccccgtgaccccggatgggacaagcggttcagaaagtgtgtgtgtgtgtgtgtgtgtgtgtgtgtgtgtgtaatgggaattgtgggggaaaaatataaaacagttgTTCAACTGCTCTGGGGGCTGACAGGGGTaataagggggtgagtgcctgttggggaGTGTGTAAAGTTGGCTTGTTAATCCTTAAGGAAAAGGACCCCCCAGGAAATCCTACTGGAGCATAGGTGGCGTTCACTCCACAGAATGTTCTTTTTGGGCGTATTGTTTTGAGAAAGTCAGTGCATTTTCTATCATGCAAGGTAGGGTGCTTGGAGTGGACACCACATGGATGGACCAACATTTGAGCTATGTgttagctggtagtgtagtggtgttAGAGTTGCTCCCTTTAGATCTAAAGAttacaggtttaatccccacctctggctgtactacctttgagtaaggtacttaccttaaattgggccagtaaaattacccagctgcccaaatgggtaaataattgtaagtaccttaacatcataagtcactttggagaaaagcatcagccaaacgTATATGTCTATGCTTCAGTGGAGGGTTTGTCCTGCATTGTTCTTTTAGATGAACTGCTCCCATTTTGTATAACTGATAAACATTTGATAATCGGGGGGATTTTAACATACAGGTCGAAGGGAAGGGGAATGTAAGGACTAAACATCTTAAAACTTTTACTGGTAGATTttgacgttgatgggcctttttggtggttgatgctgtgtgctcagtccatgtgagtttggcagtgagggtgaagACCCCTAGGGACCTCTATGACggttttaaagtatgcaacccCAGTCATCTGAGCATTGTCTGGCACAATAGCTAAGGGGCATGCAGCCACCTTGACAATATTAAGGATTATAGGGACTTGTTTCACATAGCTGGATCTCAGACCATCATATTAATCAGTTCTGGATTGGTGGGAGACTATAAGGTTAAAGTATTACTAAACAATATTGTGTCTGGCGTAAAGCTTAGTCACTTAGGGCAATctggaaaactgacaaaaaactTCAGAAGCTCTATATCAGGAAGGATAACTTGATAactaagctgagcctgctgggtctgaccacctccctctgcaactggatcctggacttttttggctgggagaccccagtccgtcaTGATCGgaaactccacctccagcacaaCCACGCTGAACACCGGTGCTCCCCAggactgtgtgctcagtccactgctgtttaccctactgactcatgactgtgttgcaaagtacagttcaaatcatatcaagtttgctgatgacactacagctgtgggtctcatcagcaacaatgatgagtcggcgtacagagaggaggtgaaccagctcacagaatggtgtaaagacaacaatctatctcttaatgttgataagactaaagagatgattgttgacttcaggaggacccaagtagaccactCGCCACTGCACGTCAacggaacaactgtggagagagtcaaaaactccaagtttcttggtgtgcacatggcggaggacctctcctggactctcaacaccacctgcctagccaagaaggcccagcagcatcttcacttcttacggaggctgaagagagccagaCTCTTGGGTCTTATGCGTGTCATCGCTGAGCAGAGATGCGGGATGATGCAGCTCCCTTGGCTGACATGTCCAACATGTCATCCTTCCCCCTACTTGCCAGATCCCTTACTCCGAGTTGGGGGGCCAAACCCTGGTGATGCAGGCGTATGACTTTGACCACTTTTCCAAGCATGACGTGATTGGCAAGGTTAAGATCCCTATGAACATGGTGGACCCGGGCAAACCGCTGCACgagtggagaggaaggggaggtAGGCCTCTTCAACATTGTCCTCTTCTGTTGCTCGGCCTAGGAAGAGAAGCTGGATGACATCTGCATCTCCCTCCGTCACATGCCCATGGCAGGCAAGCTCACCGTCAACGTGATGGAAGCCAAGAAccttaaaaatacagatttcagCGACCTCTCAGGTGACCTACCCTGCTATGTCTTTGTCCCGCAGGGGTCCAGAGACCGTGCCACTAACATCCCCCTATCGCCAAATGTCCCCGTATCCAGACTGTGGTTCTGGCAGCACAACAGGAGGCGGCTGAAGAAGGAGACGTCGACAGTGAAGAACAGACTCAACCTGTAATTGAAACGAGAGCTTCAGCTTCAAAGTTTCTTTCAAACAGATTGGGCGAGGTGGAGAGTGCACCGCCGGGGCCCCCGTGAGGTGCTACCGCTCATGCTGCTCTAACGCGTCATTTCCGTGCAGGTCCTAATAACCGTGTATAACTGCGACCAGCTGGGCAACGACGACGCCACCGGCAAGACCTTCATCGGCTACGGCACGATGGTCAGACATGCTGGCCAACCCCTGGCAGCTTGCGCCCCGTGGCTCAGTGGCGCACACACTGTAGTTCAAGGAGGAGTTGGATGTAGTGCTGAAGGAACCTCGCTGCTAGAAGGATCCCTGAGGGGTCACCCCCCGTTCACGTGCTCGTAACTAACTAGGCTAACCGTTAGGGAGTAGACATGGCGCGCTTGTCCTGCTTCTGCTggtctgtgtctgtgggggggagggaacacgtGTGCAGAGGCCTGGGAGAACGGCTTTGGCGTGAACGGCCCAGCAGGTTGCGGTAAACTCTTCGGAGCGGCGCGAGCAGACGGCAGATGAGATGCGTGCAGGAGCAGCACAACGACAACACTCAGTTTCCAAAGTTACGCGTTCGAGACCATGCCTGACGCTCTGATGTTCGGGTTTACCGCATCTTAACTGCAATAAATGGGATTGAACGTGAAGGTGGTGGGaaggtgacagtgtgtgtgttgagcacCCTGCCAGACACATGGCTCAGGGTTCCACCAGTGCAGTAAACCCCAGTGCACTGGTGGAACCCTGTGGAAAACTGACAGTCTACACAtggcattttgtttatttttaactgcattttttcaccCGCTCTCCAACATGGAGTGAAAATGATGTGTGCTCAGACAGAACTGAGACTGCACAGGAGTGTGGTCATCTAGCATCAGAGAGGATTTTCtgtacagaacacatttttggttttgctcTTTAAAATGTACGCTCGTTTTCAAATTACTGTGGCtcaaagataataaaaatgtcatgaaaattTCTTTCAGTGTAAAAAGACAGCAAACTGGACTATGCAAATTGGTAGCGGAGTGCTTAGTACTGTTTTCTTTGGACCaaagggttgcaggtttcattcccacatccagctgtagtacccttgagcaaagtactttacattaaattgctgcACTAATAAGTTGcctggctgtataaacaggtaaacaataaAAGtgccttaacattctaagttgcctgagacaaaagcatcaattaaatgaataaatgtttaaaaaaaaaaaactaaacatctGACTTATGGTGTCATTAAGGAGCAGTACTTTCTATAGCTGGGTGGCtcagcaggtgtgtgttggtTCAACTAAACCACACAGTGTACGATATAAAGAACAACCTTTCAGATGTTGTCAAGATGCAGAGATTCCtccactgaaatatttctgtacctTGAAAACATTTGAAAGGTTTAGAGTTTGCTGGGTGGTTTCATCAGGTTagtatttgttcttttaaaccCTATGGCACAAGTTCAATTCTTCCATTAATGACCAGTTTTTTTAACTGTTGGAACATCCCTGTACCTTAACCACATGTGAaagttttaatctttaatttaatgtgtagcTCATCATGttaatactttttcttttaaaccctACAGCGTAAGTTCAGTTCCTCTACTGAagactgctctttttttttttttttaaaccgttgGAGCATCTCTGTACCTTAACCACGTGTGAAAGTTTTAATCTCTAGTGTAGTAGGTCGCTCATTAGGTTAGTActtggttttttaaaaagcccAACAGCCCAAGTTCAAGTCTTCATTTGAAgaccagtcttttttttttaatccattggAATATCTCTGTACCTTAACCACATGTGGAAGGTTTTGTTTCTCCAGGATAGTATGTGGCTCAGTAGGTTAGTACTTAGTCATTGCCTACCAGCTTCAGCTCAATTAAAGACCAgtgccttctttctttttctttttttaaaaaaaaaaaaaaaaaaaaaaaacttggagtATCTCCATACCTTAACCACCTGTAAAATTCTAGTCCCTGAGATTAGCATATGGCTCATCAGGTTAGTGCTCCTTCCTTTAAACTCTCAAGTTCAATTCCTCTATTGtagaccacttttttttttttaaaactattcgAGTATCTCTGTACCTTAACCACATGTGAAAGGTTGGATGTCCAGTGTAGTATGTGACTTGTCTGATTAGTACTTGTTTAAACCCAACAGCCCAAGTTCAACTCATTGATTAAAGaccagtctttcttttttcttaaccaTTGAAACATCTCTGTATCTTAACCACATGTAAAAACTCTCAATCCTTCCCTTAATATATAGCTCCTGATGTTAGTACTTGTTCTGTTAAACCCTATAACTCAAGTTCAATTCTTTCATTCatgacccttttttttaaaaccattggAGTATCTCTGTACCTTAACCACACATGAAAGGTCTGACACAAAACTTAACAGGTAGCTCATCAGGttattgtttgctttgttaaatTATACAGTGTAAATTCAATTCCTGTGTCAAAAGGAAGGCTGGTTTTAAAGCTCATCTGAACACTTTGAGAAGTACTTAGAGGAATGGTGGCATAGAGCAGCTTGTTGGGTGGTCAAGCTGCTGATAGTAACATTAGTGGTTTAAACCCACTTGAGAACCCTAAAGAACAAAGGTGCTAGGAAGCACTTTCTGAGTAAGAGATGGGGCCACTAACCTTGGTGCTGAAAGTCCAAGCATTGCAAGAAATACACAGAGCAGTTGGTTGGGGTGGCCAACAGTTGGGCTAAAGGTCCAAATgcaatgggaggaaaccctgaGGAGGTAGGAAGGGGGCTACCCCTGGTATTGAAGGACTAGGGAAAGCAAGAGAGACCCCCTGAAGGGTGGGTGAGGGAGCCACCCCTGGTGCTAAAGAGCTGAAGGAGACAAGAGAGACCTCCTTGAGGGGGTAATGAGGTAGCCATGTGTGGTACCAAACATCTGAAGGTGTCAAAAGCCATGCAGAGCAGGCAATGAGGCTGATAAACACATTCCCCCTGAACCATGAAGAAAAGTAGAGGAGAGGCAATCCCTCCCCTGACCTCCAGAGAAAGAAGGTCGCTGCTGGTGTTGTTGTAGGACTACAGTTagtgactccccccccccctttgtcttttaaaaaaaagaaaagcagcagttctttCTACCCCCtaccccttcacacacacactttctacagACCTGGTGATTTACATACTAACCACCACAGGAGGTACACCCTCACCCAGCTCACCATACCCTTTGCAGGGCTTGAATCAATAACCATCACATTAGCCACCCAATCCTCAGCCTGCTGAGCTACACAACCACTCCACAAACCCCTACTTGGATGTTTGAGATATAGTTAAAGTGCAAAATGGCCATTTAGCCAACCAGAATACCACCTCTCTCACAAAGTAAATCCACAACCTCGAGCATAGTAACTACCCCCACcaaccagctgtgccacacaACCTACCCTCCAAAACCCCTTCTACACATAGCTAAGCTTGGGGAAGGGAACTTGGTCACAGACCAAAAAGCAACTCCCCTCCAACGGGATCACACCCACAATCTGTTGGGGAGACACATAGCTCTCAGAATGCTGTCCCAGGCACCTGCACAGGTTGGTTCCCCTCCTGCTCTGGGATGGACACAGGGGCTGTCAGGAGTTTGCTTGAAAAGGAACAGCTTGTCTGAGGACCAGACCACCAACCCCAAGGTCATGGGTCTAACTTCACAAGCCAACAGAGCTCACAGGGGGGAATCAGAGGAGCATTCTGCATGGGACATCCTGTGTCCTTtgacacacaggtgctgtggCCCGATTCTGGTTCCTCCCCACTGGGACACACTGGCTACTCTGAAATCTTGCAGTAGAGCAGTGGGGACACAGCACTGGCTTGTTGACCACATGAACCCAGCTAAACACACCAGATCATTTTATTTCCCAGCGCTGTACACTGACAGTgagggttggggagggggggtatcTTCTGTAAGGACACTGGATGCGTCCACCACCCAGCCATCCATACCACAGTGCTTATTCCAGAGACCTCCCACTTTGCCTTTGACCTTTCTTGCTCaaggaagaaaagagagaaaagtgaatACCTGTGCGCAGGTGCTCCCCAATGACACACAACTCAAGAAGGTGCTATAAGACCAAAAGCCCCAGAGAAAGGAAGTTCTTACAATTCTGGGCGTGAGGAATTCGGTTGAGCAGAACCATgatctgaaaaaaacaaacaaggcacTTTATTATACCACCATTATTACTCCATCACACTGCAGCAGACTGCGATGGACCGCAGCTAGAGCGAGCGAGCCATTTATACTgcaaatttaaggtaaatacctcgctcaagggtaccacacaGTACAGTGCTTTTCTTGGAGCTTGAACCTATAAACTTTAGGTTATCTGAgcctgtccttaaccacttcttaggtattttactgcagaaatacGGTGAAGTGCTACAAAACTACCTGTTTCGTGAATGCTGTGCTAGACAGCTATAGCTGCTTCATGAGTTCAGTGAAGTGAACTAACCAgcaacatttttgattttactgCAGGGCACAGAACAGGTtggaacacatttacacattatttcagcatttgATAGCATCTGCAGCTCTTTTTCCACTTCACATTGGAACATGGAAAACCATCCTCTTCACGCCACAGCAATTGGAGATCAGCAGCAAGTCCTTGAAATATGTAAGAAACTTGAACAATTCAATGAATAGCAGCACTACTTCTAAGGTGATCACATGAACACCAATCACATATGGCTTCAGAGATGGCACTGTACTCACTTTTACACTGTTCTTTCGGCACCCCTAGAAGTCTCTTTTTGACAATGTAATGATTGATGTCCTCAACTATGTCTTTCCCACTAAAGAACAAGACGATATTCCATATAATGCtaaaacacaacagcacagcGGTAGTAACAGTTGTCCTCAAAAGATGAGCACACAAGTCTCTTAATGggctaattttttaattaaatcaaaaagAATAACAAGTGAAGAAATATATACATCTGCAGGGAAAATACAGGAAAGCTGCTTGACTAATGCCAGCTGATTTTGACCATAGTAGTTAAAGCTGGAACTAGAACGTCATAAAAAATTCCAAAACTGGTCAGAAatcaagaattaaaaaaaaaaaaaacaaacaattatgaCAACGAATACATTTGACTTTTGCTAGGATCAGAACATGATCCTTCAGGCAAAAAACAGCCGAAGCAAGGACCCCAGAGGAAGTCTTCCAGGGCGAAGAAGGGCGGCTATCCCTGCAATGCTCGCAACGGAGACTGCAAAGAAAGCGTTCCTCAGGAACAACCCCAAGTCCGCACCTCTCACCATGTGGAAAAAGGATAGGAAGCCGACCTACACAAGAGACAAACAAAATGCCAAGTAAGTGTGGTTATTCCTGAACAAAATCAATTGATTCCAAGTCAGAAATACTTGCTGTACACATTGGAAACTACGGTCGGTGTAGGAATGTTTGTGGGTTTAGAACAATAAAGCATCATAATGCATGTCAGACGTGCGCTGAGAGACTCTTGCCACATGGTGAAAATTGTTACACATCCGCACTGCTTTCTTAATTTCGACCTACATACAGCAACCACAAGAAAGGTTTGTTAAAGAAGTTTTGTGATCGTTTACCACAAGCAGAACCACTGCCG of the Scleropages formosus chromosome 7, fSclFor1.1, whole genome shotgun sequence genome contains:
- the LOC114910951 gene encoding LOW QUALITY PROTEIN: synaptotagmin-1-like (The sequence of the model RefSeq protein was modified relative to this genomic sequence to represent the inferred CDS: deleted 1 base in 1 codon; substituted 1 base at 1 genomic stop codon) gives rise to the protein HVILPPTCQIPYSELGGQTLVMQAYDFDHFSKHDVIGKVKIPMNMVDPGKPLHEWRGRGEKLDDICISLRHMPMAGKLTVNVMEAKNLKNTDFSDLSDRATNIPLSPNVPVSRLWFWQHNRRRLKKETSTVKNRLNLXLNESFSFKVSFKQIGRVQVLITVYNCDQLGNDDATGKTFIGYGTMVRHAGQPLAACAPWLSGAHTVVQGGVGCSAEGTSLLEGSLRGHPPFTCS